A single window of uncultured Methanospirillum sp. DNA harbors:
- a CDS encoding TetR/AcrR family transcriptional regulator — protein MPKVIPEYREEAKKKIIAAGFEMMSQKGYCATTLDDIAGHIGVSKTTLYLYFTNKEDLVIEIVRSVHAEIERQAIEFFKTEPILDAYVHVLDLILGRDLKRVGFTHDILALSARNPAIRKIHEDHMNKVIERATAGLIILQKRGEVRRDADPRTMTLALVALMSGLSSLTLKGIEADEIRRRFYETGAIILGMPDFNREV, from the coding sequence ATGCCGAAGGTAATCCCTGAGTACCGGGAAGAAGCAAAAAAGAAGATTATCGCAGCCGGATTTGAGATGATGTCACAAAAGGGATACTGCGCAACCACCCTTGATGACATCGCGGGCCACATCGGCGTAAGCAAGACAACCCTGTACCTCTACTTCACAAACAAAGAAGACCTGGTTATCGAGATCGTCAGGAGTGTTCACGCAGAAATAGAGAGACAGGCGATCGAATTTTTCAAAACCGAACCCATACTAGATGCTTACGTTCATGTGCTGGATCTCATACTCGGCAGAGATTTAAAACGCGTTGGGTTTACACATGATATCCTGGCTCTTTCGGCACGAAACCCGGCAATCAGAAAAATCCACGAGGATCACATGAACAAGGTCATCGAAAGGGCAACGGCAGGTCTCATCATTCTGCAAAAAAGAGGTGAGGTACGGCGAGATGCAGATCCACGGACAATGACACTTGCCCTTGTTGCACTCATGAGCGGACTCAGCAGCCTGACTCTGAAAGGGATTGAAGCAGATGAGATCAGAAGGCGGTTCTATGAGACAGGCGCTATCATTCTCGGCATGCCTGATTTCAATAGAGAAGTGTGA
- a CDS encoding P-II family nitrogen regulator, whose amino-acid sequence MKKVEAFVRAEKITDVRNAMKAMGHSSMINYDIWYRGTSKEINQYNVESLYDFMPKVKIEMVVDDSAVEEIVNILCESAFTGNIGDGKIFIIPVEEAIRIQTRENGDMIL is encoded by the coding sequence ATGAAAAAGGTGGAAGCCTTCGTCAGAGCCGAAAAGATTACCGATGTCAGGAATGCCATGAAAGCCATGGGCCACAGTTCAATGATCAATTACGACATCTGGTACCGCGGTACATCAAAAGAGATCAACCAGTACAATGTCGAATCATTGTATGACTTCATGCCGAAAGTGAAGATTGAGATGGTGGTTGATGACAGTGCAGTAGAGGAGATCGTGAATATACTCTGTGAGAGCGCCTTTACCGGAAATATCGGAGACGGGAAGATCTTCATCATACCGGTTGAAGAGGCCATCCGGATTCAGACCCGGGAAAATGGAGATATGATCCTCTGA
- a CDS encoding CBS domain-containing protein, protein MIRSPIRSTRTRPFMIEGESFARPINVSIYYTELLAKKVTVNGKKIGRLRDLLLIETLRCPEVTHFVVQRSGKPTLTVPWEKVISIHNTTIEISPDSLSTYEREPGDEDMLLQQFILNKKVIDLEDHEIRLVYDLHLIINMFDKLLVFEVDFSKMAYLRRYRFKWLAEFIQSGRDEERTLVPWIDIQLLPPATGEEKRRFNIKTLKDKLSRMHPVDIAEIIEDMDQDQRAVVFSELDTSTASDALEEIDPSIQREIVSVLTREKAVAVIDEMTPGQAADVLEEIPFEEARDILETMTPDKAKKVRSILEKSEENILDYTTTRFIMLPPDAEVGTVRDEYARLARDKDVIMYLYIVDDSDILRGIVDIKELLQADDDATLIDIMVYEMITLTTESTLKDAAEEFTRYDFRALPVVDPDGKIIGVVPYRDIMKLRHHPPE, encoded by the coding sequence GTGATCAGGTCACCAATCAGATCTACCAGGACCAGACCGTTTATGATCGAAGGGGAGTCATTCGCACGACCAATTAATGTCTCGATCTACTACACCGAATTACTTGCCAAGAAGGTGACAGTCAACGGAAAGAAGATCGGAAGACTGCGAGATCTGCTTCTTATCGAGACACTCAGGTGCCCTGAAGTAACCCACTTTGTTGTCCAACGATCTGGAAAGCCCACACTTACTGTGCCCTGGGAGAAAGTTATCTCTATTCACAATACAACAATCGAGATCTCCCCAGATTCATTGAGTACGTATGAACGGGAGCCGGGAGATGAAGATATGCTCCTGCAGCAGTTCATTCTGAACAAGAAGGTGATAGACCTTGAGGATCATGAGATCAGACTCGTATATGATCTCCACCTGATCATCAACATGTTTGACAAACTTCTGGTCTTCGAGGTTGATTTCAGCAAGATGGCATACCTCCGCAGATACCGGTTCAAGTGGCTGGCCGAGTTCATTCAGAGCGGAAGGGATGAAGAGCGAACACTTGTTCCCTGGATAGACATCCAGCTCCTTCCACCGGCAACCGGAGAAGAGAAGCGACGATTCAATATCAAGACCCTGAAAGATAAGCTCTCAAGGATGCATCCGGTTGACATAGCAGAGATCATCGAGGATATGGACCAGGACCAGCGTGCGGTTGTATTTTCTGAACTTGATACGAGTACTGCATCAGATGCACTTGAAGAGATCGATCCATCTATTCAGCGTGAGATCGTATCAGTACTCACACGAGAAAAGGCTGTTGCAGTCATCGATGAGATGACACCCGGCCAGGCTGCTGACGTGCTTGAAGAGATTCCTTTCGAAGAGGCACGGGATATCCTGGAGACGATGACTCCGGATAAGGCGAAGAAGGTCAGATCCATCCTTGAAAAGTCTGAAGAGAACATCCTCGATTATACCACAACCAGATTCATCATGCTGCCTCCCGATGCCGAGGTGGGAACAGTGAGGGATGAGTATGCCCGTCTGGCACGGGACAAGGATGTTATCATGTACCTCTATATCGTGGATGATTCTGACATCCTGCGTGGAATTGTTGATATCAAGGAGCTGCTCCAGGCAGACGACGATGCCACTCTCATTGACATCATGGTATACGAGATGATAACGCTGACCACCGAGAGCACGTTAAAAGATGCGGCAGAGGAGTTCACCAGGTATGATTTCCGTGCTCTGCCAGTGGTTGACCCGGACGGGAAGATCATCGGGGTGGTCCCATACCGCGATATCATGAAACTCAGGCATCATCCACCTGAATAA
- a CDS encoding AAA family ATPase has product MRILIVRFKNLNSLTGDWEIDLQNPAFTSSGIFAITGPTGSGKTTILDAICLALYGQTPRLANISATTNEIMTRHTGECSAEVTFESSHGVYRCSWYQNRAGKKPGGKLQPPAHEIADAGTGNVITTKIKEVAAKVREVTGMDFHQFTRSMLLAQGGFAAFLDAKPDDRAPILEQITGTGIYSEISKGVHERTIAERDTLRILEDKAGAITLLTPDEIGSLSEEKSKKDRELSELNITIKSLQDRLDLIQRIEALRLDVGRIEGQQKELAARREEAAADLHRLAMGRKAAVHEAVWRSLSLLRSRENQDSKNLEVLQARSASLLEARGVAIEVFRAAELALQQAQISVDEQRPIIQQVLDLDGRIEVATESLKSACITAEELKLRRRTGQAELDGLKAERGVLEAEREKATSYLNEHSDDALLNSVWSGISAGLSAWQKGNTEISELIISLEEARRSLTTARIHHEGTQKLVVAGEKALAEKNSEIDTLRQQVSVLLQGVPVGEIRKKEVDIRGRIELLKRMQEMLASEETHRSDLQKLVADATALEATRKEQERLKADLVLHQIRQENLVESEEKAFRRALLIRDLTEHRLHLKDGEPCPLCGSPVHPYRAEIPDLDEDESGLDKAREDLKEIINSIRDRDVAIASVIGAITANQQDQNRIGNLIRDETESWTAGAEDLGLAVDAKDRSELVRQFLSDSEKLLKEVLRQISGYDERDQKIRILEQQLSVEKDTHATVVKAEQDAAFACTAAETDVSRLQSLKEKSELSLATLSADLLASLAAFQITEITPGSIGEIEAVLTNRRDTFLKYEEQISNLGPKVADFEGRIKGKDDTLSSLENEITLAESDITRKREALSTLQKERTDLYGEKNPLAEEEHLLHAVRSYGEAVETARKTFDEKRGECDTNAGQIQSLATSLEEVRRDLESGSASFQEAIVGSGFPDEAAFQVALLSAQDLSSLEAMASGFENEEIRLKALYGDKHLALKLAEAQIVPDDDGDQDPEAGLREASGKRDTLQKEIVKITIDLEEDQKRRDQMAGSLSQIDAQRKELQKWERLHALIGSADGKKFRVFAQGLTFQILIAQANRHLQVMTDRYLLRPDPNVPLDLAVVDTWQAGDIRSTKNLSGGESFIVSLSLALGLSGMVSKNVRVDSLFLDEGFGTLDDEALDIALGVLSGLYQEGKLIGIISHVPAIKERISARISVEKRGHGRSVIVAPGCRRIT; this is encoded by the coding sequence ATGCGAATTCTGATAGTACGTTTTAAAAATCTGAACTCGCTTACCGGTGACTGGGAGATCGATCTGCAGAATCCTGCCTTCACCTCATCAGGGATCTTTGCCATAACCGGTCCGACCGGCTCGGGGAAGACGACGATCCTTGATGCAATCTGTCTTGCCCTTTATGGGCAGACCCCAAGACTTGCAAACATCTCTGCGACAACAAACGAGATCATGACCCGGCATACCGGTGAGTGCTCTGCAGAGGTCACGTTTGAGTCCTCGCACGGTGTCTATAGATGCTCATGGTACCAGAACCGTGCAGGAAAAAAGCCGGGTGGAAAACTTCAACCTCCTGCTCATGAGATTGCAGATGCAGGTACCGGGAACGTCATCACCACGAAGATAAAAGAGGTGGCAGCAAAGGTCAGGGAGGTGACCGGGATGGATTTTCACCAGTTCACCAGATCGATGCTCCTGGCCCAGGGCGGATTTGCAGCATTCCTTGATGCAAAGCCTGATGATCGTGCCCCGATCTTAGAGCAGATCACCGGGACCGGAATCTACAGTGAAATATCAAAAGGGGTGCATGAACGGACCATTGCAGAACGTGATACTCTCCGGATTCTTGAAGACAAGGCCGGTGCTATCACACTCCTCACACCCGATGAGATCGGATCTCTATCCGAAGAGAAATCAAAGAAGGATAGGGAACTATCTGAACTAAATATAACAATAAAATCCCTGCAGGATCGCCTGGATCTCATTCAGCGAATCGAAGCATTACGGCTTGATGTTGGCAGGATAGAAGGGCAACAGAAGGAACTTGCTGCCAGACGGGAGGAGGCCGCCGCAGATCTCCACCGCCTTGCAATGGGCCGGAAGGCAGCCGTCCATGAGGCGGTATGGCGTTCCCTTTCTCTCCTCCGATCACGTGAGAATCAGGATTCAAAAAACCTAGAAGTTCTGCAGGCTCGATCCGCTTCCCTGCTTGAAGCCCGTGGAGTTGCTATTGAGGTTTTCAGAGCCGCCGAACTGGCACTTCAACAGGCACAGATCTCCGTTGATGAACAGCGTCCAATTATACAACAGGTTCTTGACCTTGACGGCAGGATTGAGGTGGCAACCGAATCTCTCAAATCTGCATGTATTACTGCCGAAGAACTGAAACTTCGCCGAAGAACAGGTCAGGCAGAACTCGATGGTCTCAAGGCTGAGCGAGGGGTTCTTGAGGCTGAGCGAGAGAAGGCCACATCATACCTGAATGAACATAGTGACGATGCTCTGTTGAACAGTGTATGGTCAGGGATAAGTGCCGGGCTTTCAGCATGGCAGAAGGGTAATACAGAAATCAGCGAGTTGATCATCTCCCTCGAAGAAGCTAGGCGATCTCTTACAACCGCAAGGATCCACCATGAAGGCACACAAAAGTTGGTGGTAGCAGGGGAGAAGGCACTTGCTGAAAAGAATAGTGAGATTGATACCCTGCGGCAGCAGGTTTCTGTTCTTCTTCAGGGGGTCCCCGTCGGTGAGATTCGAAAAAAAGAGGTCGATATCAGGGGGCGTATCGAACTCCTGAAGAGAATGCAGGAGATGCTCGCTTCAGAAGAGACACACCGGTCTGATCTACAAAAACTTGTTGCAGATGCCACCGCACTTGAAGCAACAAGGAAGGAGCAGGAGCGACTCAAGGCTGATCTGGTCCTGCACCAGATACGGCAGGAAAATCTTGTCGAATCAGAAGAGAAGGCTTTTCGAAGAGCGCTCCTCATCAGGGATCTCACTGAACACCGTTTACACCTGAAAGATGGAGAACCCTGCCCACTTTGCGGCTCGCCTGTTCATCCATACCGTGCTGAGATCCCGGATCTCGACGAAGATGAGTCTGGGCTGGATAAAGCGAGAGAAGATCTCAAAGAGATCATCAATTCGATCCGTGACCGGGATGTTGCCATCGCATCAGTTATCGGTGCAATAACGGCGAACCAGCAGGATCAGAACCGGATTGGAAACCTGATCAGAGACGAAACAGAGTCCTGGACTGCCGGAGCTGAAGACCTCGGGCTCGCTGTAGATGCCAAGGATCGCAGCGAACTTGTACGCCAGTTCCTTTCTGATTCTGAAAAACTGCTGAAAGAAGTCCTCCGGCAGATATCCGGATATGATGAGCGTGATCAGAAGATCCGTATCCTCGAGCAGCAGTTGAGCGTTGAAAAAGATACCCATGCGACAGTGGTAAAGGCCGAACAGGATGCGGCGTTTGCCTGCACTGCTGCTGAAACAGATGTCAGTCGTCTGCAGTCGTTAAAAGAGAAGAGTGAACTCTCTCTTGCTACACTTTCTGCAGATCTCCTAGCCTCTCTTGCAGCCTTTCAGATAACAGAGATCACACCGGGGTCTATCGGAGAGATAGAGGCTGTTCTAACCAACAGGCGTGATACATTCCTGAAGTATGAAGAGCAGATCAGTAATCTCGGACCAAAGGTTGCTGATTTTGAGGGCAGGATAAAAGGAAAAGATGATACACTCTCTTCCCTTGAAAACGAGATAACCCTGGCTGAATCAGATATCACCAGAAAAAGGGAAGCACTCTCTACCCTTCAGAAAGAACGTACCGATCTGTATGGTGAAAAGAATCCCCTGGCTGAAGAAGAACACCTGCTCCATGCGGTTCGCTCCTATGGAGAAGCGGTTGAAACTGCCAGAAAAACATTCGATGAAAAGCGGGGAGAGTGTGATACAAATGCCGGCCAGATACAATCACTCGCCACCTCTCTTGAGGAGGTAAGAAGAGATCTCGAGTCCGGAAGTGCCTCATTCCAAGAGGCAATAGTTGGCTCCGGTTTCCCTGATGAGGCTGCTTTTCAGGTTGCTCTCCTTTCTGCCCAAGACCTGTCATCGCTGGAAGCGATGGCATCAGGATTTGAGAATGAAGAGATCAGACTCAAGGCTCTGTACGGTGATAAGCATCTGGCCCTGAAACTGGCTGAAGCACAAATCGTGCCTGATGACGACGGTGATCAGGATCCTGAAGCGGGTCTCCGGGAAGCATCCGGGAAGCGTGATACGCTCCAGAAGGAGATTGTAAAGATCACCATAGACCTTGAAGAAGATCAGAAAAGGCGGGATCAGATGGCAGGTAGCCTCTCGCAGATTGATGCACAAAGAAAGGAACTGCAGAAGTGGGAGAGGCTCCATGCCCTCATCGGTTCAGCAGATGGTAAAAAGTTCAGGGTCTTTGCCCAGGGACTCACCTTCCAGATCCTGATCGCACAGGCAAACCGGCATCTGCAGGTGATGACCGACCGGTACCTGCTCAGACCTGACCCTAATGTTCCCCTTGATCTTGCAGTTGTCGATACCTGGCAGGCTGGAGATATCAGGAGCACGAAGAACCTCTCCGGAGGTGAAAGTTTTATCGTGAGCCTCTCACTTGCACTCGGGCTCTCCGGAATGGTGAGTAAAAATGTCAGGGTCGACTCCCTCTTTCTTGATGAGGGGTTTGGAACGCTTGATGATGAGGCCCTCGATATTGCACTCGGTGTCCTTTCAGGACTCTATCAGGAAGGGAAACTTATCGGGATCATCTCACATGTTCCCGCAATTAAAGAGCGGATCTCTGCTCGAATATCGGTCGAAAAACGGGGTCATGGGAGGAGTGTGATCGTCGCTCCCGGGTGCCGGCGAATAACCTGA
- a CDS encoding exonuclease SbcCD subunit D C-terminal domain-containing protein — MDWLRARIPGSDPAILRQSVVPANGRRTSSMRVLHTSDWHLGSSLAGKKRYDEEEAFLDWLIGVISRDSIDSLIIAGDIFDSGTPSNRALELYYRFLGRVGRTCCRHVLVTAGNHDSPSLLTAPRELLSVLDIHVVGSIPPTVDEEVFIFTNEDGDPALVVCGVPFLRDRDVRMAEAGESIEEKRSRLLTGISNHYRDVCEVAEQHRQRNGSNVPILATGHLFAAGGNTIADDGVRDLSIGNLLQVSAAAFPSCIDYLALGHLHQPQMVGGETTRRYSGSPFMMGFGESDRDKEVLIVDIGSDRPVYVEPMIVPRIRDLVQIHGDADQVRDKLTELIFSGRPSWVEILLEDSGAGPSVRDEFYRITDGSTVEVQKVKISQRAGSISSITQESLEELNPEEVFRRCMDAAGEPEENRDGLIAAYREVLAGILEGDPNAV, encoded by the coding sequence TTGGACTGGTTAAGGGCAAGGATACCCGGCTCAGACCCAGCGATCCTTCGACAGTCGGTAGTGCCGGCAAACGGAAGAAGAACCAGTAGTATGCGGGTCCTCCATACCTCAGACTGGCACCTCGGATCCTCTCTCGCCGGGAAGAAGCGTTATGATGAGGAAGAAGCATTCCTCGACTGGTTGATTGGGGTTATTAGTCGCGATAGCATTGATTCCTTAATAATTGCCGGGGATATCTTTGATTCTGGAACTCCCTCAAACCGTGCGCTTGAACTCTATTACCGGTTCCTGGGCAGGGTTGGCAGAACATGTTGCAGGCACGTCCTGGTGACCGCGGGTAACCATGACTCCCCATCACTTCTGACTGCCCCTCGGGAACTTCTCTCTGTACTTGATATCCATGTTGTCGGTTCGATACCCCCGACTGTGGATGAAGAGGTCTTCATCTTCACAAACGAGGATGGCGATCCTGCCCTCGTTGTGTGTGGTGTTCCCTTCCTTCGTGATCGCGATGTCAGGATGGCAGAGGCCGGAGAGAGCATCGAGGAGAAGAGAAGCAGGCTCCTTACCGGGATAAGCAATCATTACCGGGATGTCTGTGAGGTTGCAGAACAGCATCGTCAGCGTAATGGCAGTAACGTCCCGATCCTTGCCACTGGTCATCTCTTTGCTGCCGGTGGTAACACGATTGCCGATGACGGGGTCCGGGATCTCTCGATAGGAAATCTCCTTCAGGTCAGTGCTGCAGCCTTTCCCTCCTGCATTGATTATCTTGCACTCGGGCACCTGCATCAGCCTCAAATGGTGGGAGGAGAAACAACCCGCAGGTATTCAGGCTCGCCGTTTATGATGGGGTTTGGTGAGTCTGACCGTGACAAAGAGGTTCTGATTGTTGATATCGGATCTGACCGGCCGGTATATGTAGAGCCCATGATTGTTCCCCGCATCAGGGATCTGGTGCAGATCCACGGTGATGCTGATCAGGTTAGGGATAAACTCACCGAACTGATCTTTTCAGGCAGACCTTCATGGGTTGAGATCCTGCTTGAAGACAGCGGAGCTGGTCCTTCTGTGAGAGATGAATTCTATCGGATTACTGATGGTTCTACAGTTGAGGTCCAGAAGGTGAAGATCTCCCAGAGGGCCGGATCAATCAGCAGCATCACCCAGGAGTCACTCGAAGAACTGAATCCTGAAGAGGTGTTCAGGCGTTGTATGGATGCAGCCGGGGAACCTGAAGAAAATCGGGATGGGTTGATCGCTGCGTACCGTGAAGTCCTTGCCGGCATTCTGGAGGGTGATCCGAATGCCGTTTGA
- a CDS encoding DEAD/DEAH box helicase: MIILHGLYSPAAPDQFILFAEDTTISLEQSKSPRQGRKMQKSSLLSHPAALSSSELVRILDNWGVLPSRFEEMVITLSLPTYEQGKNPVCSPEYYQQKCLETPKTTSFCTWSVPVVRFPLEYIPPVITGIRNLDDGAYIMAETLLYWSTVTAGGLSLISAGHYLPAYRMNGRSGFHVLWDLHPDESEHTMIRAFHAAIPPFCIPATGFGLHVPELHEYQTQSTVYTFLTSLVRRVIYEALVRRPVDLHLTPAVMIQQTIPLIFYLNLTGQSSLLGLDSLLPAEHGDGKRLISWMQKPTDNKVTTQMGLVLRVHEPEKEGGSWLITYELRPADDLTCLIPAAEIWSGGDILSETLPSLRILEETLLQELGRGSAVSNSILLSLSSPAPGGFALSTPDLWTFLTHDVPLLKEIGIETIIPSWWAERKSKPVIRIRVSRDPSAVTCFGLDTVVSFDYQVALGDEILTPEEFLQRTDLKNSIIRTGDGWMVCQSGDLEKNLRRLQDAYAGETLPAVDLFRLIAHADDEESFIEVIGDDSWSQDLVLTAKGGGLLQDQKIPASFSGILRPYQVSGFSFLLAGAERGFGVCLADDMGLGKTPQTIAYLLSRKEAGLSGPSLLICPTSVAGNWERELSRFSPSLTVYVHHGTGREKSGFSEMVSAHDLVITTYPLASRDSDLITAIRWNSLILDEAQNIKNPRTKQSRSIFLIQADHRVALTGTPVENRLSELWSIMQFLNPGYLGSAQQFRIGYSVPIEKDANQEKAEELRRLIRPFLLRRLKTDKNIIRDLPEKMESRIFVTLTREQVTLYQAVVNEVKQAAEKLTGIARRGMILAALTKLKQIADHPHLYTHDGVTGSFRSGKVRRLLEMLEEVSDEGDAAIIFTQFASFASLLQQAIEEHFHAPVLLLTGRTRRHTRDEMITRFMKPDGPKFFVISLKAGGTGLNLTRANHVFHVDRWWNPAVEDQATDRAFRIGQIRDVQVHLMVAAGTLEERIDDVLAGKRGLATEILSSGEDWLTSLSTKELIDVITLRDAVFEEY, encoded by the coding sequence ATGATCATCCTGCATGGGCTTTACTCCCCGGCTGCTCCCGATCAGTTTATTCTCTTTGCAGAGGATACAACAATATCCCTGGAGCAGAGCAAATCTCCCAGGCAGGGAAGGAAGATGCAAAAGTCGTCTCTCCTCTCACATCCTGCCGCTCTTTCATCTTCAGAACTTGTTCGTATCCTTGACAACTGGGGGGTGCTGCCATCCCGGTTTGAGGAGATGGTCATAACTCTCTCCCTCCCTACATACGAGCAGGGAAAAAACCCTGTCTGCTCGCCTGAATATTATCAGCAAAAATGTCTTGAAACTCCTAAAACCACGAGTTTTTGCACGTGGTCCGTACCTGTTGTCAGGTTTCCGCTTGAATACATCCCTCCGGTGATTACCGGAATCAGGAACCTGGACGATGGCGCATACATAATGGCAGAGACACTTCTGTACTGGTCAACAGTGACTGCAGGAGGTCTGTCTCTCATATCTGCAGGTCATTATCTCCCTGCGTACCGAATGAACGGCAGATCCGGATTTCATGTACTCTGGGATCTCCATCCCGATGAGTCTGAACATACGATGATTCGGGCATTCCATGCCGCAATCCCCCCGTTCTGTATCCCTGCAACTGGGTTTGGTCTCCATGTTCCTGAACTCCATGAGTACCAGACACAGTCCACGGTCTATACCTTCCTCACATCCCTTGTCAGGAGAGTCATTTATGAAGCACTGGTACGACGGCCCGTAGATCTCCATCTTACTCCGGCAGTCATGATACAGCAGACCATTCCGCTCATCTTTTACCTCAATCTTACCGGCCAGAGTTCGCTCCTCGGCCTTGACTCCCTCCTCCCTGCCGAACACGGGGATGGCAAGCGGTTGATCTCCTGGATGCAGAAGCCTACAGATAATAAGGTCACAACACAGATGGGCCTCGTGCTCCGGGTTCATGAGCCTGAAAAAGAAGGCGGATCATGGCTGATAACATATGAACTGCGGCCTGCCGATGATCTGACCTGTCTCATCCCTGCAGCAGAGATCTGGTCCGGAGGAGACATCCTCTCTGAAACTCTTCCTTCCCTTCGTATCCTTGAAGAGACGCTCCTGCAGGAACTGGGCCGGGGTTCGGCAGTCTCAAATTCTATTCTCCTCTCCCTGAGCAGTCCCGCTCCTGGAGGATTTGCATTGAGTACTCCTGACCTCTGGACGTTTCTGACACATGATGTTCCGTTGCTCAAAGAGATCGGCATCGAGACGATCATCCCGTCCTGGTGGGCAGAGCGGAAGTCAAAACCGGTTATCAGGATACGGGTGAGCCGTGATCCGAGTGCTGTCACCTGCTTTGGGCTTGACACCGTGGTAAGTTTCGATTACCAGGTTGCACTGGGTGATGAGATCCTGACTCCTGAAGAGTTTCTTCAGAGGACTGATCTCAAGAACTCGATCATCAGGACTGGGGACGGATGGATGGTCTGTCAGTCCGGAGACCTTGAGAAGAACCTGCGAAGGCTTCAGGATGCGTATGCGGGAGAGACACTCCCGGCTGTTGACCTGTTCAGGCTCATCGCACATGCAGACGATGAAGAATCGTTCATCGAGGTGATCGGGGATGACTCCTGGAGCCAGGATCTTGTTCTGACAGCAAAGGGTGGAGGACTCCTGCAGGACCAGAAGATCCCTGCCTCATTTTCCGGGATACTCAGGCCATACCAGGTGAGTGGTTTCTCGTTCCTTCTCGCTGGTGCAGAACGCGGGTTTGGTGTATGCCTCGCTGATGATATGGGACTTGGAAAGACTCCCCAGACCATCGCCTATCTTCTTTCCAGGAAGGAAGCCGGGCTTTCAGGCCCGTCGCTTCTCATCTGTCCGACATCTGTTGCAGGGAACTGGGAACGGGAACTAAGCCGGTTCTCACCGTCTCTCACGGTATATGTTCATCACGGAACCGGGCGTGAAAAGTCAGGGTTTTCAGAGATGGTCTCTGCCCATGACCTCGTTATCACAACGTATCCCCTGGCGTCACGTGACTCGGATCTGATCACCGCTATCCGGTGGAACAGTCTTATCCTTGATGAGGCACAGAACATCAAAAACCCGCGGACCAAGCAGAGCAGATCGATCTTTTTGATCCAGGCAGATCACCGGGTTGCCCTGACCGGCACACCGGTAGAGAACCGGCTGAGCGAACTCTGGTCTATCATGCAGTTTTTAAATCCAGGATACCTTGGTTCAGCACAGCAGTTCAGGATCGGGTACTCAGTCCCCATAGAGAAGGATGCAAACCAGGAGAAGGCAGAAGAGCTCCGGCGTCTGATCCGCCCGTTCCTGCTTCGCAGGCTGAAGACAGACAAGAACATCATCAGGGATCTGCCTGAAAAGATGGAGTCCCGAATCTTTGTCACACTCACCAGGGAGCAGGTTACCCTGTACCAGGCAGTTGTGAATGAGGTGAAACAGGCCGCAGAAAAACTCACCGGGATTGCCAGGCGTGGTATGATCCTGGCAGCCCTGACCAAACTCAAACAGATTGCCGATCACCCACACCTCTATACTCATGACGGAGTTACCGGCTCCTTCAGATCAGGCAAGGTCAGACGGCTGCTCGAGATGCTGGAGGAGGTCTCTGATGAGGGGGATGCAGCCATCATATTCACCCAGTTCGCATCTTTCGCATCCCTTCTTCAGCAGGCAATAGAGGAGCACTTCCATGCCCCGGTCCTTCTTCTCACGGGAAGGACACGCAGGCATACCCGTGATGAGATGATAACACGCTTTATGAAGCCGGATGGGCCAAAATTCTTTGTCATCTCACTCAAGGCAGGGGGAACGGGTCTGAACCTTACCAGGGCTAACCATGTCTTCCATGTTGACAGGTGGTGGAATCCGGCTGTCGAGGATCAGGCAACCGACCGGGCATTTCGTATCGGGCAGATACGTGATGTTCAGGTACATCTCATGGTAGCAGCCGGAACACTTGAGGAGAGGATCGACGATGTACTTGCCGGAAAACGAGGGCTTGCAACAGAGATCCTCTCAAGCGGAGAGGACTGGCTGACCTCTCTCTCAACAAAGGAACTGATTGATGTGATAACCCTGCGTGATGCAGTCTTTGAGGAGTACTGA
- a CDS encoding DUF190 domain-containing protein, translating into MLSEGMLLRVYIAESARIGKKPAYKYLVELFHERGFPGCTVFRGMVGYGHEHTIHSIDVLNFSFDLPVVIDVVDTKERIVGIAEEIEGLVEHGLVVTQEVMMGRKQ; encoded by the coding sequence ATGTTATCTGAAGGGATGTTATTACGGGTTTATATTGCAGAGTCTGCACGGATTGGGAAGAAACCGGCATACAAATATCTGGTTGAACTTTTTCATGAACGGGGATTTCCCGGATGTACAGTCTTCCGGGGCATGGTCGGGTATGGGCATGAGCATACAATCCATTCAATCGATGTGCTGAACTTCTCGTTTGATCTACCGGTTGTCATCGACGTGGTTGATACAAAGGAACGGATTGTTGGTATTGCTGAAGAGATAGAGGGGCTAGTAGAGCATGGTCTTGTCGTCACTCAAGAGGTGATGATGGGGAGAAAGCAGTAA